The following proteins are encoded in a genomic region of Sorangiineae bacterium MSr12523:
- a CDS encoding Gfo/Idh/MocA family oxidoreductase, which translates to MHSSSGSSNRGALIVGAGAAGLLHGLSFRAHGVPVLAVYDPDRDKARRFAELVGGPRVLDDLAGIDQNSDIGCVSICSPPLVHVEQAERCAGPDRLLFVEKPVAMTRDEMLRLEKLPFAVPIVQWRAGRAIRTVRRAIAEGLLGPTPSVAIDLAWHRDARYFSEGRDRYDLWGCGALLSVGIHALDAVCFALDRPIAEVHGTLGYATGIEVETRAALDIAFRGGALASLRITFDAGMDQTRLTFCGAGVTATIAGSEADPTANPVEFIAADPAKLRVLQALEDKVDGVGQSPLLVPFIGRALESFRQGMMPGASSHFPSVRDVAIAHAAIFRVYEGETRTQRAIHPPSTASTCPVT; encoded by the coding sequence ATGCACAGTTCGTCCGGAAGCTCGAATCGGGGGGCGCTCATCGTCGGGGCGGGGGCCGCGGGGCTGCTCCATGGCCTCTCGTTTCGTGCGCATGGGGTCCCAGTGTTGGCGGTCTACGATCCCGATCGCGACAAGGCGCGGCGGTTCGCGGAGCTCGTGGGGGGGCCGCGCGTGCTGGATGATTTGGCCGGCATCGACCAGAATTCCGACATCGGGTGCGTCAGCATTTGCAGCCCGCCGCTCGTCCACGTCGAGCAAGCGGAGCGCTGCGCCGGCCCCGATCGGCTTCTCTTCGTCGAAAAGCCCGTGGCCATGACTCGTGACGAAATGCTTCGCTTGGAGAAGCTGCCCTTCGCGGTGCCCATCGTCCAATGGCGCGCGGGCCGTGCCATTCGCACCGTGCGGCGCGCGATCGCCGAAGGCCTCCTCGGCCCCACGCCCAGCGTCGCCATCGATCTCGCATGGCACCGCGATGCGCGTTACTTCTCCGAGGGACGCGACCGCTATGATCTATGGGGCTGCGGCGCGCTGCTCTCCGTGGGTATCCATGCGCTCGACGCCGTGTGCTTCGCGCTCGATCGCCCCATCGCCGAAGTGCACGGCACGCTCGGCTACGCCACGGGCATCGAGGTCGAAACACGCGCGGCCTTGGACATCGCCTTTCGCGGCGGCGCACTCGCCAGCCTGCGCATCACCTTCGACGCGGGCATGGACCAGACGCGCCTCACCTTCTGCGGCGCCGGCGTCACGGCCACCATCGCGGGAAGCGAGGCCGATCCCACCGCCAACCCCGTCGAGTTCATCGCCGCCGATCCCGCCAAGCTCCGCGTGCTGCAAGCCCTCGAGGACAAGGTCGACGGGGTGGGCCAAAGCCCACTCCTCGTCCCGTTCATCGGTCGCGCCCTCGAATCATTCCGCCAGGGCATGATGCCCGGCGCATCGTCGCACTTCCCATCGGTACGCGACGTCGCCATCGCCCACGCGGCCATCTTCCGCGTGTACGAGGGC
- the lepB gene encoding signal peptidase I, producing the protein MDRNREREPRSRVLAFILSFIFIGAGHAYLGQTRRGLWLLGVGFGCLCLAAGVLAIAGPLTIAGVLLAVLTLALYRLVLAVDTLLIPEEQFVYLSWGRVVLQGMGLAVLGFALAILTRTFVLEAFKIPSGAMIPTLFVEDHIFANKLTYRIREPVRGEVAIFAFPEKPEQDFAKRVIGRGGDRVEAKQGHPWINGWEVPHCVLGTATLRRGLEGEAPRPYQIEVEFLEGKAFLTMFDLQNQSVEYQGPYAVAQGEFFVMGDNRHNSYDSRLWFAGQGGGVPRDLMHAPATLIWFSVNASGLDWSGFGRSVDGRSLSLPSQLHALEPQFEKCMKEAPPFDRTVPPARVDR; encoded by the coding sequence ATGGATCGCAATCGGGAGCGGGAGCCTCGGAGTCGGGTGCTGGCGTTCATTTTGTCTTTCATCTTCATAGGGGCGGGCCATGCTTACTTGGGGCAAACGCGCCGGGGGCTTTGGCTTTTGGGGGTTGGTTTTGGATGCCTGTGCCTCGCGGCGGGGGTGTTGGCCATTGCCGGTCCGTTGACCATCGCGGGGGTGCTGCTCGCGGTGCTGACGCTCGCGTTGTATCGACTCGTGCTTGCCGTCGATACCCTGCTGATTCCGGAGGAGCAATTCGTTTACCTCTCGTGGGGGCGCGTAGTCCTTCAAGGCATGGGGTTGGCCGTGCTGGGATTCGCCTTGGCGATCCTCACGCGCACGTTCGTTCTCGAGGCCTTCAAGATTCCCTCGGGGGCGATGATACCGACGCTCTTCGTCGAGGATCATATCTTTGCCAATAAATTGACCTACCGCATTCGGGAGCCCGTTCGGGGAGAGGTCGCGATATTTGCATTTCCCGAGAAGCCGGAACAGGACTTTGCCAAACGGGTCATCGGGCGTGGTGGCGACAGGGTCGAGGCCAAGCAAGGGCACCCGTGGATCAATGGCTGGGAGGTTCCGCATTGCGTGTTGGGTACGGCGACGCTTCGGAGGGGGCTCGAGGGTGAGGCTCCACGGCCGTACCAAATCGAGGTCGAGTTCCTCGAGGGGAAAGCCTTTCTCACGATGTTCGATTTGCAGAATCAGTCCGTGGAATATCAAGGCCCCTACGCGGTCGCCCAGGGCGAGTTTTTCGTCATGGGTGACAATCGACACAACAGCTACGACTCGCGTTTGTGGTTTGCCGGACAAGGGGGTGGCGTTCCGCGCGATCTTATGCATGCACCGGCCACGTTGATTTGGTTCAGCGTCAACGCGTCGGGCCTGGACTGGAGCGGGTTCGGTCGGAGCGTGGACGGGAGATCGCTCTCATTGCCCTCGCAGTTGCACGCGCTCGAACCGCAGTTCGAGAAGTGCATGAAAGAAGCGCCTCCCTTTGATCGCACCGTGCCGCCGGCGCGCGTGGATCGCTGA
- a CDS encoding ABATE domain-containing protein translates to MRKKSSKDWNWDGGRLSLDFINTVRDRKTGDRELLVDPADLAEWLVQTKLLDAEPDVSMRQLARAQALREAIDRLAVGFGGGNIEAADVDLLNECARVRPSAPELILGRGGSLEVRSAREKDPVGVALGKIAVDAIELLTAPRGMFRICAADDCGLRFEDRSPSRNRQWCSMKVCGNREKARLHYQRQK, encoded by the coding sequence ATGCGAAAGAAATCCTCGAAAGATTGGAATTGGGACGGCGGGCGCCTCTCGCTCGATTTCATCAACACCGTGCGCGACCGAAAAACGGGAGATCGCGAGCTTTTGGTCGACCCTGCCGATCTTGCCGAATGGTTGGTGCAAACCAAGCTTCTCGATGCCGAGCCCGACGTCTCGATGCGCCAGCTCGCACGCGCGCAAGCCCTACGTGAAGCCATCGATCGACTCGCGGTCGGTTTCGGCGGCGGGAACATCGAAGCGGCAGACGTCGATCTGCTGAATGAGTGCGCGCGGGTCCGCCCATCGGCCCCCGAATTGATTCTAGGGCGTGGGGGAAGCCTCGAAGTGCGCTCCGCGCGCGAAAAGGATCCCGTGGGTGTGGCCCTCGGGAAAATTGCCGTCGATGCGATCGAGCTGCTCACGGCCCCGCGGGGCATGTTTCGCATATGTGCGGCGGACGACTGCGGATTACGCTTCGAAGATCGATCCCCGTCGCGCAACCGCCAATGGTGTTCGATGAAAGTGTGCGGCAACCGAGAGAAGGCGCGACTTCATTATCAACGCCAGAAATGA